The DNA window GCTTTTGATGTTAAACCGGGATACTATATCTTTGAAGAACTTAGGGGGCTGCCTCGTTGTATTCGAGCGGACAATTGTGAAAAAAGATCGTGAtcgaccaccaccaaaacctCGTGATGATCGAAAAGCTTGCCTCAAAATTGAATCGCAGTCTCCCAATATCTGGACAATTACAGGAACAGATATCTACCAGGTTGAAGGGTATGAAAATGATATCGTCGTGCGATCACCGAATTTCCTTAGGCTATGGGACATGGCCAAAGGGAGATTCCGCTGGGAGAAAGCAGATTCAGGAAGCTGGCCCATTTGGGGTTTTACCAAAAAATATATCGTGATAGAGGTGGGTGATTGTCACTTGTATGAGCGGAAAAGCGGTAACGTTTACGGTACATTCCGTCTTCCTCTTTACAATGCCTTCATCGATTTCAACAAAGATAATCACTTTGGTCCAGTTATGAGTACGGGTGGTCTGTTCTTATATAAACCTTGCCGGAAAGCGATATTCATCTTTCAGATCCGCGATCGAGAAGTTGACTTCCGCATATATGAATCGACCGACGATATACACGGCTCTTTGGTGCTACGTGGGGATCTCGAGAATTTCGAGTTGAGACTCGTTGGTCAGAAGCCTACCTGGACCAAATACGAGGAAACGGTGCCGGTCTACAAAAATGGCCCCATCAAAAAAAGATTGCTTTGATAGGACGAGGACTGGACACTAGGCTGCAACGGCGGGGGATGGGTTTCCAAGCAATTCCACTAAATTCTTGTACACATGGTGTAATCTTACGTAGCGAGGTACTGTAACATACGAAGGGCATCTTACTACGCCGCTCAATTTAATGTGGGCCGTTCAATAGAGTATCGGCGCCAAGGCGTTAAGGCGGATCATTTATTGAACAGCCTGCATTAAATTGAGCGAAATACAATGCTCTATGTACTATATGTACCCTGGCGGAAAATTACACCATGCGTGTAAAACGTCGGTGGAATTTTATAGAATCGTATAGTAGATCTGCAAATCATGTGGGGAGGGCTGCCTAGTGCCGGGTAACTTGATGATCTCTGGGCGACTTCATTTCTCCTTCTTATGCTGTGCGGCGTGTGCTGGCCGTCACCTGTGAGGCTGTCTCTTTGGCCTAGAGAACCTCAACAAGTGATACTAGCGGCCAACAACCATTCTGACCACTTGGTGGTTTTTTGCGGGCGAACAACACCCTCAACTGCTCCTGATAGTGTAAGCCTCAACTaataaaagaaaatgacTCCTAGTTCTCTCATTAACCATGATGATTATGGCGTTCAACAAAGCATGGCGCTTGACACGTGGGGCGATGATACATCACAATATGCACGAACACCTGGCAACATCCGTTGGTCACCCGCCTCCCTGTCCAACATAAGCTACATCAACGTCGATCCCATCTCCCCTATAGATTACGCGTCTCCACAACAAACTGCTTCGTAAAAGAATAGTCTTCCGTTACTCCAATTCCGTGATTAGGAGGAAGGTCGAACATATGACGAGGATCCACCAACCTGTATCCACTACTTGATCGAGTGGAAGGTCACTCTCAATAACAGGACGGTGGCGAAAGATACAAAACAAGATCTGGTTCTAACCCCTCGATTTCACTAGAGGCTCTTTTTGCAACCAAAGCTAAAGGAGCTACTTGTACGAAAGTATCCACATCGAAAACTTGAATCGGATGACACGTCTGTTGTCGTATCCGCAATTCGGCAGAAGGGCCTCACTCTGAGGTTTGATGGAACCGACATTGATTGGACCTCTATCGAAAAACAGCTTTCGGATTGGGGAGACCTCTTTCTTGCGGGCAAGAAACTGAGACTGGTCATCTCATTCAATTACATATCTTCAGTACTAGGCAATATACCAGTTTCCTCATTTGACATCTCCTTTGGTGGGGAGAGCCCGGCTGGTGAGGTGTAGCCACTGTCCCAAGGCGGTGAGGGCACTGGAAGGCACAAATAACTCACCCCACTTCGCCGTCCCGCCAATCGTCGGCCTGCATCTCGTGTGACCCGCCACAACCACCTCCACGATACGCTGTAGGGACTAGGCGAACCGTAATTCcccacccccccccctcccacGCTAAAGAGGAACCCTGTCTTATAGTGCGTAGAACTATGCAAGTGCCAGCTCACCACAAGGTACTTAGAAACCTGTAGGTGCCTCCCGCCAGCTCATAAATCTAGAGTTCCCCTCCCCGCCTCTCCAGAGCGCTCCGCCCGGCCTAGGCACTATTCTTCGATCGTCGAGTTTCATGGCTAAGACAACCCAAGCCCCCGCAACAGCATGTGCTGAGTATATCGCTCTCAGCTCCTTCTTTTATCAGATCCCTGCACCAGTCGTTCGAAATGCAATTAATCAGTCGTCAATCGACCAAGAGGATTACGTCTTGCCTTTCTCTAAAGAGCGTGGGCTAACCGAAGTTCTTGCATTCCTAGCGAAAACTAAGGATGGGTGGGATCATATACCTGCAGTTTGCATAGATCAGAACTCACCTGGAACAATGTTAAATGTCGTCCTAGCCATCAACAAAAGCACCTAcgctgatggagatgaccTTCTACAAAAACTGAAAAGAAGCTTTGAAGAAATATTCCACGTACTTCATGACTCACAATATGGTTGGTCCTTACTATTTGCATCTAGTGATACAGTAACCTTTAACAATTTTCCAAAATTATAGATAGGCCCGAGCTTCAAAGGGAAATTTTTGCGTCA is part of the Penicillium psychrofluorescens genome assembly, chromosome: 4 genome and encodes:
- a CDS encoding uncharacterized protein (ID:PFLUO_005856-T1.cds;~source:funannotate), encoding MPSHVFLANPQLTEDIDPPPPYPQEDDHIAPNPGEGKALIAIPDGRWDLACNIDVQGGLLQLSAEGKPTWTQDARAATFGDRGYRRDGFTITPSPSEVVVTDRAYAWACDAKTDAGQLLMLNRDTISLKNLGGCLVVFERTIVKKDRDRPPPKPRDDRKACLKIESQSPNIWTITGTDIYQVEGYENDIVVRSPNFLRLWDMAKGRFRWEKADSGSWPIWGFTKKYIVIEVGDCHLYERKSGNVYGTFRLPLYNAFIDFNKDNHFGPVMSTGGLFLYKPCRKAIFIFQIRDREVDFRIYESTDDIHGSLVLRGDLENFELRLVGQKPTWTKYEETVPVYKNGPIKKRLL